From a single Nicotiana tomentosiformis chromosome 2, ASM39032v3, whole genome shotgun sequence genomic region:
- the LOC104100485 gene encoding dof zinc finger protein DOF5.7-like produces the protein MIQELFAGNTTLIGGGGENISKQSNTPSTSPLSSTSNSSTLTTNIPPPANASSSSNSENIRCPRCDSPNTKFCYYNNYNLTQPRHFCKTCRRYWTKGGALRNVPIGGGCRKNKNTNISTTSAAKSTAAKLKASLPSFLGGLENEISNSNPFLFSSPQNHPLISLLRGNHQNLNFNANTCHFPNSVVKEEGKSIGVNSYNQLPNSNGLCSNMWKNGFIAGEVQSTGLQELYQRLKASTSRCYPDHAPSLLGNTASSSSMILESAPVAGGELGFWNPSISTWSDLQTANGAYF, from the coding sequence aTGATTCAAGAGCTTTTCGCAGGAAATACTACCCTTATAGGAGGAGGAGGGGAGAATATTTCAAAGCAATCCAATACTCCTTCCACCTCTCCTCTTTCTTCTACTTCTAATTCCTCAACCTTAACCACAAATATTCCTCCACCTGCAAATGCTAGCTCGTCTTCAAACTCAGAAAATATTAGATGTCCACGTTGTGATTCCCCAAACACTAAGTTTTGTTACTATAACAACTACAATTTAACTCAGCCTCGTCATTTCTGCAAGACTTGTCGCCGTTACTGGACTAAAGGTGGTGCGTTACGTAACGTTCCTATTGGTGGTGGCTGCAGAAAAAACAAGAATACTAACATCTCTACTACCTCCGCAGCAAAATCAACTGCTGCAAAGTTGAAAGCTTCACTTCCAAGCTTTCTTGGAGGGCTCGAAAACGAAATCTCTAATTCGaatccttttcttttttcctctcCTCAAAATCATCCTCTTATCTCCTTACTTAGAGGAAATCATCAAAACCTTAATTTTAATGCTAATACCTGTCACTTCCCAAATTCTGTGGTTAAGGAAGAGGGAAAATCAATTGGAGTAAATTCATATAATCAGCTTCCAAATTCTAACGGTCTTTGCAGTAATATGTGGAAAAATGGTTTTATAGCTGGGGAAGTTCAAAGTACAGGACTTCAAGAGCTATATCAAAGGCTCAAAGCGTCAACGAGTCGGTGCTATCCTGATCACGCGCCGTCACTTTTGGGAAATACTGCATCATCCTCGTCAATGATTTTGGAGTCGGCTCCGGTGGCTGGAGGAGAATTGGGTTTCTGGAACCCTAGCATTTCCACATGGTCGGATCTGCAGACAGCAAATGGTGCATATTTTTAA